A window of the Desulfotignum phosphitoxidans DSM 13687 genome harbors these coding sequences:
- a CDS encoding sensor histidine kinase, with protein MSRVFPRHIGIHIRLMCAAVLLISATTLTLGYLGVNIIHQFVTQRFNQRIEFMTQYLALNSELGILIDEQNLLQGLAGNMLKEDDIAGVDILDHDGRILVAAARDMAGPFDRVEKKVYLSETDESPAWAGQMTGGRSNGYIGRVVVTYSTRGIQELVNRMTHRFVYIALALTLLAGGLFYVMSRTLVAPLVGLAETARKVSSGNRSVRAAPGNTPEIGRLADAFNDMLDSLAEGRRTLVQTYEKMTRQETLAEVGKFSMMIAHEVKNPLGIIKSSLEMMKSDLDIPPDNILMAYAEEEIVRLNTLIESFLMFSRPAKPRFEQVDLNQLMEQVIMGFEIQYDASDLVLDCRIPDTPFMAEADFDLLSRGIGNLVRNACEANGGKGTVTIHVREKHRKWVLTVSDQGRGIKPEDRHRIFEPFFTTKATGTGLGLAFADQVVKAHGGSIRVDADFKGGARFSVTLFANTLAQKMAEQSPPGDPKQVT; from the coding sequence ATGAGCCGGGTGTTTCCCAGACATATCGGAATCCATATCCGGCTGATGTGCGCGGCCGTCCTTTTGATCAGTGCCACCACCCTGACCCTGGGGTACCTGGGGGTGAATATCATCCACCAGTTTGTGACCCAGCGGTTCAACCAGCGCATCGAGTTTATGACCCAGTACCTGGCCCTGAACTCGGAACTGGGCATCCTCATCGATGAACAGAACCTGCTCCAGGGCCTGGCCGGCAACATGCTCAAAGAAGATGACATCGCAGGTGTGGATATTCTGGACCATGACGGCCGAATACTGGTGGCAGCGGCCCGGGACATGGCCGGCCCTTTTGACAGGGTGGAAAAAAAAGTGTATCTGTCTGAAACAGATGAAAGTCCGGCCTGGGCCGGGCAGATGACCGGAGGCCGCAGCAACGGGTATATCGGCCGGGTTGTGGTCACCTATTCCACCCGGGGAATTCAGGAACTGGTGAACCGCATGACCCACCGGTTTGTCTATATCGCATTGGCACTCACCCTGCTGGCAGGGGGGCTGTTCTATGTGATGTCCCGGACCCTGGTGGCGCCTCTGGTCGGTCTGGCCGAAACCGCCAGAAAAGTGTCTTCAGGCAACCGGTCTGTGCGGGCGGCCCCGGGCAACACCCCGGAAATCGGCAGGCTGGCCGATGCATTCAATGATATGCTGGACTCTCTGGCGGAAGGCCGCCGGACCCTGGTACAGACCTATGAAAAAATGACCCGCCAGGAAACCCTGGCTGAGGTGGGCAAATTTTCCATGATGATCGCCCATGAGGTGAAAAATCCTTTGGGCATTATCAAAAGTTCGCTGGAGATGATGAAATCAGACCTGGATATCCCGCCGGACAACATTCTGATGGCCTATGCCGAAGAGGAAATTGTCCGGCTCAATACCCTGATCGAGAGTTTTTTGATGTTTTCCAGGCCGGCCAAACCCCGGTTTGAGCAGGTGGACCTGAACCAGCTGATGGAACAGGTGATCATGGGGTTTGAGATTCAGTATGATGCATCCGACCTGGTTCTGGACTGCCGGATTCCGGATACGCCGTTTATGGCAGAAGCTGATTTTGATCTGCTGTCCCGGGGGATCGGCAACCTGGTCCGGAACGCATGCGAAGCAAACGGCGGTAAAGGCACAGTCACAATCCATGTCAGGGAAAAGCACCGCAAATGGGTGCTGACCGTTTCCGACCAGGGCAGAGGCATCAAACCGGAAGACCGGCACCGGATTTTTGAACCGTTTTTCACCACCAAGGCCACAGGCACGGGCTTAGGCCTGGCATTTGCCGACCAGGTGGTCAAAGCCCACGGGGGAAGTATCCGGGTGGATGCTGATTTTAAGGGCGGGGCACGGTTCAGTGTCACCTTGTTTGCCAACACCCTGGCACAGAAAATGGCTGAACAAAGCCCCCCCGGTGACCCAAAACAGGTAACATAA
- a CDS encoding sigma-54-dependent transcriptional regulator: MAQILIVDDESKMRTLLSMMLTKKGFAVDQAVHGRDAMEKMAKTTYDVVISDIKMPEMDGRQLIKTMRENKILTPVVFITAFATIDSAVDMMQQGASDYVTKPFDEARILLTVQKAMTLNHLIVENQEMKAAMARDRQAHDLVFASKEMEQVVALAENVATVDTAVLILGESGTGKEVVANHIHKKSLRADNRFVPVNCAAISSNLVESELFGYEKGAFTGAADRTRGKFEFATGGTLFLDEIGDLPIESQGKLLRALQEKKFQRVGGNQEIPVDVRVICATNRDLEQMVNQSRFRQDLYYRVNVFPIFIPPLRQRKGDIVPLARYIMTTFSFGKDHELTDAACRKLQEYTWPGNVRELANVLERCLILTRDTRTITADTLAFLQTGPATTGQVAVRLPANGIALQKVQMSLVKQALAAAGNNQTTAAKLLGLSRSKFRVLVKNMEEDKNMEEE; this comes from the coding sequence ATGGCCCAGATCCTGATCGTTGATGATGAGAGCAAAATGCGGACCCTGCTTTCCATGATGCTAACAAAAAAGGGATTTGCCGTGGACCAGGCCGTCCACGGCCGGGATGCCATGGAAAAGATGGCCAAAACAACCTATGATGTGGTGATTTCCGACATCAAGATGCCGGAAATGGACGGCCGGCAGCTGATCAAAACAATGCGGGAAAACAAGATCCTGACCCCGGTGGTGTTTATCACCGCCTTTGCCACCATTGATTCCGCTGTGGACATGATGCAGCAGGGGGCCAGTGATTATGTGACCAAACCCTTTGATGAAGCCAGAATCCTGCTCACCGTGCAGAAAGCCATGACCCTGAACCACCTGATTGTGGAAAATCAGGAAATGAAAGCCGCCATGGCCCGGGACCGGCAGGCCCATGACCTGGTTTTTGCCTCCAAAGAGATGGAACAGGTGGTGGCGCTGGCCGAAAATGTGGCCACTGTGGACACGGCCGTGCTGATCTTAGGGGAATCGGGCACGGGCAAGGAAGTGGTGGCCAATCATATCCATAAAAAAAGTCTGCGGGCGGACAACCGGTTTGTGCCGGTGAACTGTGCGGCCATCTCCTCCAATCTGGTGGAATCGGAGCTGTTCGGGTATGAAAAAGGCGCGTTTACCGGAGCTGCCGACCGGACCCGGGGAAAGTTCGAGTTTGCCACCGGCGGGACTCTGTTTTTAGATGAGATCGGGGACCTGCCCATCGAGTCCCAGGGCAAACTGCTGAGGGCCCTGCAGGAGAAAAAATTTCAGCGGGTGGGGGGAAATCAGGAAATTCCCGTGGATGTGCGGGTGATCTGCGCCACCAACCGGGATTTAGAGCAGATGGTGAACCAGAGCCGGTTTCGCCAGGATCTGTATTACCGGGTCAACGTATTTCCCATTTTTATTCCGCCGCTGCGTCAGAGAAAGGGAGACATCGTGCCCCTGGCCCGGTATATCATGACCACATTTTCGTTCGGCAAAGACCATGAACTCACGGACGCGGCGTGCAGAAAACTGCAGGAATATACCTGGCCCGGCAATGTCAGGGAGCTGGCCAATGTCCTGGAACGGTGCCTGATCCTGACCCGGGACACCCGGACCATTACTGCGGACACCCTGGCTTTTCTCCAGACAGGGCCGGCCACGACCGGGCAGGTGGCTGTCCGGCTGCCCGCCAACGGGATTGCATTGCAAAAAGTCCAGATGAGCCTGGTGAAACAGGCCCTTGCCGCTGCGGGCAACAATCAGACCACAGCGGCCAAACTGCTGGGACTGAGCCGGTCCAAATTCAGGGTCCTGGTCAAGAACATGGAAGAAGACAAGAACATGGAAGAAGAATAA
- a CDS encoding TonB-dependent receptor plug domain-containing protein gives MGIVFRDIQVKAGRWMLPALLILFVIIPLSAPAPARGADTMLMFVGEDQEVLSIASRRTEAAWSAPAVADVVTKEEMDSKGAFTIADALEDTPGFYMNRTEKGSIPYLRGIENSALFLYDTVPMGSGIRKSGAMIDHQTSLAPVKRIEIVRGTGSVLWGPDAFAGVVNVVPMSGKDLDGVRTGLIFTAPDTPGEAFVNLGRDQGDWATFFSVSGRQGNDNDDAFNVIGFWNDGIIPESPDSRFGTGQIDDSRTINVYGSTTFQDWLTLSVRVNDARNAYTAFNWDHTLAWQERVDTLSTVVKLEAARRFTPDKGLRFTGYYAHTGLDQSIVDLTLDHSESALYGELIYDQALFHARGLLTVGTSFRQDEIDRVPVWESFFPDFFDERNRYVLPLMHTVDVKNNLGSVFAQYQHDFDRIEVWAGARYDDHSAYEDKVSASAGLAWDLGQFRFKTIYGTAYRTPFASQLRTGERDRLEEIRNLNARIAWENPDTRAAVTFFKNKINNHVTEDRYAGAGLSSPNSQTIDGVELALEHKLVDRLTLSGSLTLLDNTGPDETYFYLSHGFPEDVFLERAYAYDTGPDILGSVKGTWRITDSVTLVPELRYFSGSTLYYPKDDITRTCAGAWTADLNLMIRDRFPFDLSIHLNNLFDTDYSSPGLYSVIENQGFSGAVMLRMNW, from the coding sequence ATGGGCATTGTTTTCAGAGACATTCAAGTAAAAGCCGGACGATGGATGCTGCCGGCCCTGCTGATCTTGTTTGTGATCATTCCGCTTTCGGCCCCGGCCCCGGCCCGGGGAGCGGACACCATGCTCATGTTTGTCGGAGAGGACCAGGAAGTGCTGTCCATCGCCTCCCGCCGCACGGAGGCGGCCTGGAGCGCCCCGGCCGTGGCGGATGTGGTCACAAAAGAAGAGATGGATTCAAAAGGGGCCTTCACCATTGCCGATGCCCTTGAAGATACCCCGGGATTTTACATGAACCGGACGGAAAAGGGCAGCATTCCCTATCTGCGTGGCATTGAAAATTCAGCCCTGTTTTTGTACGACACCGTACCCATGGGGTCGGGTATCCGCAAATCCGGTGCCATGATCGATCACCAGACTTCCCTGGCCCCGGTCAAGCGCATCGAGATTGTCCGGGGGACCGGGTCCGTGCTCTGGGGTCCGGATGCGTTTGCCGGGGTGGTGAATGTGGTGCCCATGTCCGGAAAAGACCTGGACGGGGTCCGGACCGGTCTGATCTTCACCGCCCCCGATACCCCGGGGGAAGCATTTGTGAATCTGGGGCGGGATCAGGGGGACTGGGCCACGTTTTTTTCCGTGTCCGGACGCCAGGGCAACGATAATGACGATGCCTTCAATGTCATCGGGTTCTGGAACGACGGCATTATCCCGGAATCCCCGGATTCCCGTTTCGGCACCGGGCAGATTGACGATTCCCGAACCATCAACGTCTATGGCAGTACCACGTTCCAGGACTGGCTGACCCTGTCTGTGCGGGTCAATGATGCCAGAAATGCCTATACCGCATTTAACTGGGATCACACCCTTGCCTGGCAGGAGCGGGTGGATACGTTGTCCACCGTGGTCAAACTGGAGGCGGCCCGGCGGTTCACCCCGGACAAAGGCCTGCGGTTCACGGGATATTATGCCCATACCGGCCTGGATCAGTCCATTGTGGACCTGACCCTGGATCATTCAGAATCCGCATTGTATGGGGAACTTATCTATGACCAGGCTTTGTTCCACGCCCGGGGGCTCTTGACCGTGGGTACGTCTTTTCGACAAGATGAGATTGACCGGGTCCCGGTCTGGGAGAGTTTTTTTCCGGATTTTTTTGATGAACGCAACCGGTATGTGCTGCCGCTGATGCATACCGTGGATGTAAAAAATAACCTGGGTTCCGTGTTTGCCCAGTACCAGCATGATTTTGACCGGATTGAAGTCTGGGCCGGGGCCCGGTATGACGATCATTCCGCGTATGAAGACAAGGTCAGTGCCAGCGCGGGGCTGGCATGGGACCTGGGGCAGTTCCGGTTCAAAACCATCTATGGCACGGCCTACCGCACCCCGTTTGCCAGTCAGCTCAGAACCGGGGAACGGGACCGGCTGGAAGAGATCCGGAACCTCAATGCCAGGATTGCCTGGGAAAATCCGGATACCCGGGCCGCTGTCACATTTTTCAAAAATAAAATTAACAACCATGTCACCGAAGACCGGTATGCCGGGGCCGGGCTGTCCAGCCCGAACAGCCAGACCATTGACGGGGTTGAACTGGCACTGGAACATAAGCTGGTTGACCGCCTGACCCTGTCCGGCAGCCTTACACTGCTGGATAACACCGGTCCGGATGAAACCTATTTTTATCTGTCCCATGGTTTTCCTGAAGATGTGTTTCTGGAACGCGCCTATGCCTATGATACCGGTCCCGACATTCTGGGATCGGTCAAGGGGACCTGGCGGATCACAGACAGTGTCACCCTGGTGCCGGAGCTTCGGTATTTTTCCGGGTCTACACTCTATTACCCCAAAGACGACATCACCCGCACATGCGCCGGCGCCTGGACAGCGGATCTCAACCTCATGATCAGGGACCGGTTTCCCTTTGACCTGTCCATTCATCTCAACAACCTGTTCGACACCGACTACAGTTCGCCGGGCCTGTATTCTGTCATCGAAAACCAGGGGTTTTCCGGGGCCGTGATGCTCCGCATGAACTGGTAG
- a CDS encoding TolC family protein has protein sequence MIRFYLMVPILLLIVLCPFFALAGQTMTLDQCLTYGFENNPTLKGADYQVAATRENAKSLRADFLPSLSTSYSLNRLQNQSAHGPTEEDYLDQNARNFSVRVSQVLFAGFKIANTHDKAKIDIERTRAERELARLELAYNIQLTFFQLMKAKEDVKVAQDSIERLEQGVKSAQAYFEKQLISRAEVLSARVDLADARQQASIAGNEVNRKRIALFSLMNMPMDPAVAFTGGLDFFDGGYPAEFDQCWQIAKDNRPDIESLEKQVAMLEKDMEIASGSYLPQIKLDLGYHDQDRDYDAPVETFSGSVERDQRNRYWSAGVTASWELFDGGRSWYRRKKSLNQVYQVREQIKEIQLFIREGIRKALFSIAEADDRTAAAKVAVTAARENYAMEERRLEAGLTTIPMLLDAQIRLARAQGNYTRAMLDYQLGRAELGFMLGNR, from the coding sequence GTGATCCGGTTTTATTTAATGGTACCCATACTTTTGCTCATCGTACTATGCCCTTTTTTTGCCCTGGCAGGCCAGACCATGACACTGGACCAGTGCCTGACCTATGGATTTGAAAACAACCCTACCCTCAAGGGCGCCGACTACCAGGTGGCGGCAACCCGTGAAAATGCAAAATCCCTGCGTGCGGATTTTCTGCCGTCTCTGTCCACCAGTTATTCCCTTAACCGTTTGCAGAACCAGAGTGCCCATGGCCCGACGGAAGAGGATTACCTGGACCAGAATGCCAGAAATTTTTCCGTCCGCGTTTCCCAGGTGCTGTTTGCCGGATTCAAGATTGCCAATACCCATGACAAGGCAAAAATCGACATTGAAAGAACCCGGGCAGAACGGGAACTGGCCAGGCTGGAACTGGCCTACAATATCCAGCTCACTTTTTTTCAACTCATGAAAGCCAAAGAAGATGTCAAAGTGGCTCAAGATTCCATTGAACGTCTGGAGCAGGGGGTGAAATCAGCCCAGGCCTATTTTGAAAAACAGTTGATTTCCAGGGCAGAGGTGCTGTCCGCCCGGGTGGACCTGGCAGATGCCCGGCAGCAGGCCAGTATTGCCGGAAATGAGGTAAACCGCAAGCGTATCGCCCTGTTTTCTTTAATGAACATGCCCATGGACCCGGCCGTGGCGTTTACCGGGGGCCTGGATTTTTTCGATGGCGGGTATCCGGCGGAATTTGACCAGTGCTGGCAGATCGCCAAAGACAACCGCCCGGATATCGAAAGCCTTGAAAAACAGGTGGCCATGCTGGAAAAAGATATGGAGATTGCCTCCGGCAGCTACCTGCCCCAGATCAAACTGGACTTAGGATACCATGACCAGGACAGAGATTATGACGCACCGGTGGAAACCTTTTCAGGATCTGTTGAACGGGACCAGCGCAACCGCTACTGGTCCGCCGGGGTGACGGCATCCTGGGAGTTGTTTGACGGCGGCCGGTCCTGGTATCGGCGCAAAAAAAGCCTTAACCAGGTGTATCAGGTCCGGGAGCAGATCAAGGAAATTCAGCTGTTCATCCGGGAAGGGATCAGAAAAGCATTGTTTTCCATTGCCGAGGCAGACGACAGAACGGCTGCGGCAAAAGTGGCGGTCACGGCGGCCCGGGAAAACTATGCCATGGAGGAAAGACGGCTGGAGGCCGGCCTTACAACCATCCCCATGCTTTTGGATGCCCAGATCCGCCTGGCCCGGGCCCAGGGAAATTACACCCGGGCCATGCTGGATTATCAACTGGGACGGGCGGAACTGGGCTTTATGCTGGGAAACAGATAG
- a CDS encoding SapC family protein gives MPQLAAITKETHAGKSWKRYQSYDFAAKDNLAPLAGAEIARAVSTLPMAFVKHQDTFSLVAVLSLTPGTNMFTGQNGQWLGGYVPAVFRGYPFMLAAAEGRDDLILCVNEDSGLILDDPGAEPFFDEQGQVSGPVQEILNFLSQIEQNRAVTNQAVNALAEAGIITKWQLKIKDGDQEKPITGLYRVDEAKLNTLADESFLKLRKAGSLPIAYGQLLSMGNIQIFEKLSTMHQAQAGAAAEPPDFNTFLGNDDVISFD, from the coding sequence ATGCCACAACTTGCGGCCATTACCAAAGAAACCCATGCCGGAAAATCCTGGAAAAGATATCAATCTTATGATTTTGCCGCCAAAGACAACCTGGCACCCCTGGCAGGTGCGGAAATAGCCAGGGCCGTTTCCACCCTTCCCATGGCTTTTGTCAAACACCAGGACACATTTTCCCTGGTTGCGGTCTTGTCCCTTACCCCGGGCACGAACATGTTCACAGGCCAAAACGGCCAGTGGCTTGGCGGATATGTGCCTGCTGTTTTCCGGGGGTACCCGTTCATGCTGGCGGCGGCGGAAGGCCGCGATGACCTGATTCTTTGTGTCAATGAAGATTCAGGACTCATCCTGGATGATCCGGGTGCTGAACCTTTTTTTGATGAACAGGGGCAGGTTTCCGGGCCGGTACAGGAAATATTGAACTTTCTCTCCCAGATCGAACAAAACAGGGCGGTCACCAATCAGGCGGTCAACGCCCTGGCTGAAGCCGGGATAATTACCAAATGGCAGTTGAAGATTAAAGACGGCGACCAGGAAAAACCGATCACGGGTTTGTACCGGGTGGATGAAGCCAAACTCAACACCCTGGCAGATGAATCGTTTCTCAAGCTGCGCAAGGCGGGAAGTCTGCCCATTGCCTATGGCCAGCTGCTGTCCATGGGCAATATCCAAATTTTTGAAAAACTGTCAACCATGCACCAGGCCCAGGCCGGGGCCGCAGCTGAGCCGCCTGATTTCAACACCTTTCTGGGAAATGATGACGTTATTTCATTTGATTGA
- a CDS encoding REP-associated tyrosine transposase, translating to MPRKARVIIPECPHHIVQRGHNRQVVFASDADYQYYLDTLVEWKEKLGCQIYAFCLMTNHVHLIINPGKDVTTLSQLMKRVNGRQTRYINKMEKRTGSLWEGRYKSSPISTKEYLLSCSRYIELNPVRAGMVSRPEAYPWSSYQSKVGIRSLKWLDYDSCYMELDSSRENREKKYEQWVNAVIPQGEWELIRESLQRGQLTGSKKFVDQIEEKLNQRIEFRGPGRPKKNKE from the coding sequence ATGCCAAGAAAAGCCCGAGTCATAATTCCTGAATGTCCCCATCACATCGTTCAGAGGGGGCATAACAGGCAGGTGGTATTTGCATCAGATGCTGATTACCAGTATTATCTTGACACCCTTGTGGAGTGGAAGGAAAAACTGGGGTGCCAAATTTATGCCTTTTGCCTGATGACCAACCATGTTCATCTCATTATTAATCCTGGAAAGGATGTGACAACACTTTCACAGCTCATGAAACGTGTAAACGGCCGGCAGACAAGATATATCAATAAAATGGAAAAACGCACGGGAAGTTTATGGGAAGGCCGGTATAAGTCAAGCCCGATAAGTACAAAAGAATATCTTCTGTCCTGCAGCCGCTATATTGAATTAAATCCTGTAAGGGCGGGCATGGTCTCTCGACCTGAAGCTTATCCCTGGTCAAGTTATCAGAGCAAAGTGGGCATAAGGTCCTTGAAATGGCTGGATTATGATTCATGCTATATGGAACTGGACAGTTCCCGGGAGAATCGGGAAAAAAAATATGAGCAATGGGTGAATGCCGTCATTCCCCAGGGCGAATGGGAATTGATACGGGAATCGCTTCAACGGGGGCAGTTGACCGGCAGCAAAAAATTTGTCGACCAAATTGAAGAAAAATTAAACCAGCGTATTGAATTTCGAGGGCCGGGAAGGCCGAAGAAAAATAAAGAATAA
- a CDS encoding BrnT family toxin, translating to MEFEWDPDKSDRCYEERGFDFAHAAQGFFDPDRIVIKDNRYDYGENRYLMISKIQERVFVVIFTPRDNAIRIISARKANQREVKQYETTSHDD from the coding sequence ATGGAATTTGAATGGGACCCCGATAAGAGTGACCGCTGCTATGAAGAGCGCGGGTTTGACTTTGCCCATGCAGCACAGGGATTTTTTGATCCTGACCGTATTGTAATAAAAGATAACAGATATGATTATGGAGAAAACCGCTATCTGATGATAAGCAAAATCCAGGAACGTGTGTTTGTGGTCATATTCACACCACGTGACAATGCAATTCGCATCATATCAGCTCGGAAAGCCAACCAGAGGGAGGTGAAACAATATGAAACAACATCGCATGACGATTGA
- a CDS encoding helix-turn-helix domain-containing protein, with amino-acid sequence MKQHRMTIDPRLMSLASIGRIDPDRVDATTEEEIAQQKKADDRVAMQDAARYARRIRKRLGLTQTEFSLRIGVSVDTIRNWEQGKRCPTGAARSLLKVLDKAPEASLAALD; translated from the coding sequence ATGAAACAACATCGCATGACGATTGATCCCCGCCTTATGTCCCTGGCTTCAATCGGACGTATCGATCCAGACCGTGTGGATGCAACCACTGAAGAGGAAATAGCACAGCAAAAAAAGGCTGATGACAGAGTAGCCATGCAGGATGCAGCAAGATATGCCCGCCGTATAAGAAAACGCCTGGGTCTGACCCAAACGGAATTTTCCCTGCGCATCGGTGTTTCTGTTGACACCATCCGCAACTGGGAACAGGGAAAACGATGCCCGACCGGGGCTGCCCGGTCCCTGCTTAAAGTTCTTGACAAGGCGCCTGAAGCCTCTCTTGCAGCGCTTGATTGA
- a CDS encoding type II toxin-antitoxin system HicB family antitoxin, with protein MKGMNYKGYFAKVEFDAEDRIFTGRVIGIRDVIGFHGESVAELETAFGEAIDNYLAACKKLGQQPNKTYSGNLMLRIPAEIHASVAAAAEVSGKSINQWAAGVLEEATHAQ; from the coding sequence ATGAAGGGAATGAATTATAAGGGCTATTTTGCCAAGGTAGAGTTTGATGCCGAAGACCGCATTTTTACCGGTCGGGTTATTGGTATCCGTGATGTAATTGGCTTTCACGGTGAATCTGTTGCCGAGCTTGAAACTGCTTTTGGCGAAGCAATCGATAATTACCTTGCCGCCTGCAAAAAACTGGGTCAGCAACCCAACAAAACATATTCCGGCAATCTTATGTTAAGAATTCCTGCAGAAATTCATGCCTCGGTAGCTGCAGCGGCAGAAGTCAGCGGTAAAAGTATTAATCAGTGGGCTGCAGGTGTGCTTGAAGAGGCCACCCACGCCCAATAG
- a CDS encoding type II toxin-antitoxin system HicA family toxin yields MNTKHRKTLAAIFKNPTNGNMEWKMIEALFTALGCRVIEGSGGSGVTFEKDGVRAYFHRPHPDKAALKYRVKDARDFLTRIGEAP; encoded by the coding sequence ATGAACACAAAACATCGAAAGACACTGGCTGCCATCTTCAAAAATCCGACGAACGGAAATATGGAATGGAAAATGATCGAGGCCTTGTTTACTGCGTTGGGATGCCGAGTTATAGAAGGATCCGGCGGGTCAGGTGTCACTTTTGAAAAGGATGGAGTCAGGGCGTATTTTCATCGGCCTCATCCTGATAAGGCAGCCTTGAAATACAGGGTTAAAGATGCTCGTGATTTTTTAACCAGAATAGGAGAAGCGCCATGA